The proteins below are encoded in one region of Micromonospora yangpuensis:
- the ilvD gene encoding dihydroxy-acid dehydratase, producing MPELRSRTSTHGRTMAGARALWRATGMTDDDFGKPIVAIANSFTQFVPGHVHLKDMGGLVADAVAEAGGVGREFNTIAVDDGIAMGHGGMLYSLPSRELIADAVEYMVNAHCADALVCISNCDKITPGMLLAALRLNIPTVFVSGGPMEAGKTVAVEGVVHSKIDLIDAMIASSNEAVTDDQLGEIERSACPTCGSCSGMFTANSMNCLTEAIGLALPGNGSTLATHAARRALFVEAGRTAVEIAKRWYDSDDASVLPRMVASRAAFENAVALDVAMGGSTNTILHLLAAAREAEMDFSVADIDEISRRVPCLAKVAPNSPQYHMEDVHRAGGIPAILGELDRAGLLHRDVHAVHSPTLDGWLADWDVRGGSATETAVELFHAAPGGVRTTEPFSTTNRWSTLDTDAAEGCIRDREHAYSADGGLAILHGNLAPQGCVVKTAGVPEECLTFRGPAKVYESQDDAVTAILAKEIVAGDVVVIRYEGPKGGPGMQEMLYPTSFLKGRGLGRSCALLTDGRFSGGTSGLSIGHASPEAASGGLIALVEPGDEIVIDIPARSIELNVPADVLEARRIAQEKRDRPYTPVDRVRPVSAALRAYASMATSASDGAYRHVPE from the coding sequence ATGCCTGAGCTGCGGTCGAGGACCTCCACGCACGGTCGGACGATGGCGGGCGCCCGCGCCCTCTGGCGGGCCACCGGGATGACCGACGACGACTTCGGCAAGCCGATCGTCGCCATCGCCAACAGTTTCACCCAGTTCGTCCCCGGTCACGTACACCTCAAGGACATGGGTGGCCTGGTCGCCGACGCGGTGGCCGAGGCGGGCGGGGTCGGCCGGGAGTTCAACACCATCGCCGTCGACGACGGCATCGCGATGGGCCACGGCGGCATGCTCTACTCACTGCCCAGCCGGGAGCTGATCGCCGACGCGGTGGAGTACATGGTCAACGCGCACTGCGCCGACGCCCTGGTCTGCATCTCCAACTGCGACAAGATCACCCCGGGCATGCTGCTGGCCGCGCTGCGGCTCAACATCCCCACCGTCTTCGTCTCCGGCGGCCCGATGGAGGCCGGCAAGACGGTGGCCGTCGAGGGCGTGGTGCACAGCAAGATCGACCTGATCGATGCCATGATCGCCTCCTCGAACGAGGCAGTCACCGACGACCAGCTCGGCGAGATCGAGCGCTCCGCCTGCCCCACCTGCGGCTCCTGCTCCGGCATGTTCACCGCCAACTCGATGAACTGCCTCACCGAGGCGATCGGCCTCGCCCTGCCCGGCAACGGCTCGACCCTGGCCACCCACGCCGCCCGCAGGGCGCTCTTCGTCGAGGCCGGCCGGACCGCCGTGGAGATCGCCAAGCGGTGGTACGACTCCGACGACGCCTCGGTGCTGCCCCGGATGGTCGCCTCCCGGGCAGCGTTCGAGAACGCGGTCGCCCTGGACGTGGCGATGGGCGGCTCCACCAACACGATCCTGCACCTGCTCGCCGCCGCCCGGGAGGCGGAGATGGACTTCTCCGTCGCCGACATCGACGAGATCTCCCGCCGGGTGCCCTGCCTGGCCAAGGTCGCCCCGAACTCCCCGCAGTACCACATGGAGGACGTGCACCGGGCCGGCGGCATCCCGGCCATCCTCGGTGAGCTGGACCGGGCCGGCCTGCTGCACCGGGACGTGCACGCGGTGCACTCGCCCACCCTCGACGGATGGCTCGCCGACTGGGACGTGCGCGGCGGATCGGCCACCGAGACCGCCGTCGAGCTGTTCCACGCCGCCCCCGGCGGGGTCCGCACCACCGAGCCGTTCTCCACCACCAACCGCTGGTCGACCCTGGACACTGACGCCGCCGAGGGCTGCATCCGGGACCGCGAGCACGCGTACAGCGCCGACGGCGGGCTGGCCATCCTGCACGGCAACCTCGCCCCGCAGGGCTGCGTGGTCAAGACCGCTGGCGTGCCCGAGGAGTGCCTGACCTTCCGCGGCCCGGCCAAGGTGTACGAGTCGCAGGACGACGCGGTCACCGCCATCCTGGCCAAGGAGATCGTCGCCGGCGACGTCGTGGTGATCCGGTACGAGGGCCCCAAGGGCGGCCCCGGCATGCAGGAGATGCTCTACCCCACCTCGTTCCTCAAGGGACGGGGTCTGGGCCGCTCCTGCGCGCTGCTCACCGACGGCCGGTTCTCCGGCGGCACCTCCGGACTCTCCATCGGACACGCCTCCCCCGAGGCCGCCTCCGGTGGACTGATCGCCCTGGTCGAGCCGGGCGACGAGATCGTCATCGACATCCCGGCCCGCTCGATCGAGCTGAACGTCCCCGCCGACGTGCTGGAGGCCCGCCGCATCGCTCAGGAGAAGCGCGACCGCCCGTACACCCCGGTCGACCGGGTCCGCCCGGTCTCGGCGGCACTGCGCGCGTACGCCTCGATGGCCACCTCCGCCAGCGACGGCGCCTACCGCCACGTCCCCGAATAG